A single genomic interval of Plantibacter sp. Leaf314 harbors:
- a CDS encoding aspartate aminotransferase family protein, translating into MINDFLAGLDNATVRDADTQRVLHSWSAQSTLNPLPIAGGLGSTVWDHDGRRYLDFSSQLVNVNLGYQHPKVVAAIQEQAAQLTTIAPAAANATRAEAARLILDRAPDGFEKVFFTNGGADANENAIRMARIATGRDKVISTYRSYHGNTGAAIVATGDWRRIPNEYARGHVHVFGPYLYRTEFWATTPEEESERALRHLERTVQAEGPGSIAAILLETIPGTAGVLTPPPGYLAGIRAIADRYGIMLILDEVMAGFARTGEWFAFDAFDVRPDLITFAKGVNSGYVPLGGVIVSAEIAHRFDDQVFPGGLTYSGHPLASASVVATLTAMAEEGVVEHARAIGTDHLGPALHALAERHDVIGEVRGSGVFWAVELVEDPETRAPLAASDMGRFKSSLMEAGLLPFISENRIHVVPPAVVTPDEVATGVAIIDSALTELRA; encoded by the coding sequence GTGATCAACGACTTCCTCGCAGGCCTCGACAACGCCACCGTGCGCGACGCCGACACCCAGCGCGTCCTCCACTCCTGGTCCGCCCAGAGCACGCTCAACCCGCTCCCCATCGCGGGCGGGCTCGGCAGCACCGTCTGGGACCACGACGGCCGACGGTACCTCGACTTCTCCAGCCAGCTCGTCAACGTGAACCTCGGCTACCAGCACCCGAAGGTGGTCGCGGCCATCCAGGAGCAGGCCGCCCAGCTCACGACGATCGCCCCAGCGGCCGCCAACGCGACGCGGGCCGAGGCCGCTCGACTCATCCTCGACCGGGCACCCGACGGCTTCGAGAAGGTCTTCTTCACCAACGGCGGCGCCGACGCCAACGAGAACGCGATCCGCATGGCCCGCATCGCCACCGGTCGCGACAAGGTCATCTCGACCTACCGCTCGTACCACGGCAACACGGGCGCGGCCATCGTCGCGACGGGCGACTGGCGCCGCATCCCCAACGAGTACGCACGCGGTCACGTGCACGTGTTCGGCCCGTACCTCTACCGCACCGAGTTCTGGGCGACGACGCCGGAGGAGGAGTCGGAGCGCGCGCTGCGTCACCTCGAGCGCACGGTGCAGGCCGAGGGCCCCGGCTCGATCGCCGCGATCCTGCTCGAGACGATCCCCGGCACCGCCGGTGTCCTGACCCCGCCGCCCGGCTACCTCGCGGGCATCCGTGCGATCGCCGACCGCTACGGCATCATGCTCATCCTCGACGAGGTGATGGCCGGCTTCGCCCGCACCGGTGAGTGGTTCGCGTTCGACGCCTTCGACGTGCGACCGGACCTCATCACCTTCGCGAAGGGCGTCAACTCCGGCTACGTCCCGCTCGGCGGCGTCATCGTGTCGGCGGAGATCGCGCACCGCTTCGACGACCAGGTGTTCCCCGGTGGCCTCACCTACTCCGGCCACCCGCTCGCGTCGGCCAGTGTCGTCGCCACGCTCACGGCGATGGCCGAGGAGGGCGTCGTCGAGCACGCGAGGGCGATCGGCACCGATCACCTCGGGCCCGCCTTGCACGCCCTCGCCGAGCGACACGACGTCATCGGCGAGGTCCGCGGCAGCGGCGTGTTCTGGGCGGTGGAGCTCGTCGAGGACCCCGAGACGCGCGCCCCGCTCGCCGCCTCCGACATGGGCCGGTTCAAGTCCTCCCTCATGGAGGCGGGTCTCCTGCCGTTCATCAGCGAGAACCGGATCCACGTCGTGCCGCCCGCGGTCGTGACCCCGGACGAGGTCGCCACCGGCGTCGCGATCATCGACAGCGCACTCACGGAGCTGCGCGCGTGA
- a CDS encoding PucR family transcriptional regulator, protein MSTQPVIGGEVGRVHTGVTLRTLMAQPVFKLTLLVEGDAADLDREIAWVHNSDLGDPTPWLEAEQLLLTDGAQFAGSMSEELADRRTDEYVRRLAARGIVALGFATGIIHADVPQRLIDACTRHRFTLLEVGERTPFIGIIRFVADAVAAARVASLEWSLAAQRAVARAALRPDGLTAILEELGQQLDCWVALYDALGNRVVTKTREPVPEGVEAAVADVLRRGSRAGLHLGEGADGATLLTLGRRGELRGILAVGSRVPLDNAEHDLVSSVIGLASIALEQHSALDLARRQLRSGLLELLLSGDHAVAERTAARLWGPLPPDPIRVAVVDIPPGELGFLSELDVQAAAHGGKLFFAEQDAHIVIVSSDADTGLWSGVVGRHGLAGGVSAVTTWAAVSDGLAEATRARASAGETPRLVRYEALAEQGLLGLLSASGGSVLANRLLEPLGRLGEDARATHLETARVWLEANCVTDQAAGRLGVHRQTLRARIATLERLLDLDLSRFADRTELWSALQLAER, encoded by the coding sequence ATGTCCACGCAACCCGTGATCGGCGGCGAGGTCGGTCGCGTCCACACCGGCGTCACGCTGCGCACCCTCATGGCCCAGCCGGTGTTCAAGCTCACGCTGCTCGTCGAGGGCGACGCCGCCGACCTCGACCGCGAGATCGCCTGGGTCCACAACTCCGACCTCGGCGACCCGACCCCGTGGCTCGAGGCCGAACAACTCCTGCTCACCGACGGCGCCCAGTTCGCCGGCTCGATGAGCGAGGAGCTGGCCGACCGCCGCACCGACGAGTACGTCCGTCGCCTGGCCGCCAGAGGGATCGTCGCGCTCGGCTTCGCGACGGGGATCATCCACGCCGACGTCCCGCAGCGCCTCATCGACGCCTGCACCCGACACCGGTTCACGCTGCTGGAGGTGGGCGAGCGGACGCCGTTCATCGGGATCATCCGCTTCGTCGCCGATGCGGTCGCGGCCGCCCGGGTGGCGTCGCTGGAGTGGTCGCTCGCCGCGCAGCGTGCGGTCGCGCGGGCGGCGCTCCGGCCCGACGGGCTCACCGCGATCCTGGAGGAGCTCGGGCAGCAGCTCGACTGCTGGGTCGCCCTCTACGACGCGCTCGGCAACCGGGTGGTGACGAAGACGCGGGAGCCGGTGCCCGAGGGCGTCGAGGCCGCGGTGGCGGACGTGCTCCGACGCGGCTCGCGCGCGGGCTTACACCTCGGCGAGGGCGCGGACGGCGCGACCCTGCTCACGCTCGGCCGACGCGGCGAGCTGCGGGGTATCCTCGCCGTCGGCTCCCGGGTGCCGCTCGACAACGCCGAGCACGACCTCGTGTCGAGCGTCATCGGCTTGGCGAGCATCGCGCTGGAACAGCACAGCGCCCTCGACCTCGCCCGTCGTCAGCTGCGCTCCGGGCTGCTCGAACTGCTGCTGTCCGGCGACCACGCCGTCGCCGAGCGCACGGCCGCGCGGCTCTGGGGGCCGCTCCCGCCCGATCCGATCCGCGTCGCGGTCGTCGACATCCCACCGGGGGAGCTGGGGTTCCTCTCTGAACTCGACGTCCAGGCCGCCGCGCACGGGGGCAAGCTGTTCTTCGCCGAGCAGGACGCACACATCGTCATCGTGTCGAGCGACGCGGACACCGGGCTGTGGAGCGGGGTCGTCGGCCGGCACGGACTCGCCGGCGGGGTGTCTGCGGTGACCACGTGGGCGGCGGTGAGCGACGGGCTCGCCGAGGCGACCCGCGCTCGCGCCTCGGCCGGGGAGACGCCGCGGCTCGTGCGGTACGAGGCGCTCGCGGAGCAGGGGTTGCTCGGACTGCTCAGTGCCTCGGGTGGTTCGGTGCTCGCGAACCGGTTGCTCGAACCGCTCGGGCGGCTGGGCGAGGACGCGCGCGCGACGCACCTCGAGACGGCACGCGTGTGGTTGGAGGCGAACTGCGTGACCGACCAGGCCGCCGGCCGCCTGGGCGTCCACCGGCAGACCCTGCGTGCACGCATCGCGACGCTCGAACGGCTACTCGACCTCGATCTCTCGCGCTTCGCCGACCGCACGGAGCTGTGGAGTGCCCTGCAGCTCGCCGAGCGCTGA